One genomic segment of Pagrus major chromosome 13, Pma_NU_1.0 includes these proteins:
- the LOC141006970 gene encoding septin-5-like isoform X2 — protein sequence MQHMSSPVRFRSSKKDCTAFSEKEFSSLSIEDQEDTQFPFAMRDLPPVSQPGEQHQMPGHQAPVNHEAEGTAPNGRLPSLPGTPPLPRPIPCHPADSPTAPPRAHRVRPDTEFQPLPLRRQLVSQVSLDCPPSPASRPHSPWGRSDPYDSPEDQDKEYVGFATLPNQVHRKTVKKGFTFTLMVAGESGLGKSTLINSLFLTDLYKDRKVPNAQERIDQTVDIIKHTISIEEKGIKLRLTIIDTPGFGDAINNTECWKVIEDYIDQQFEQYFRDESGLNRRNIQDNRVHCCLYFISPFGHGLRPLDVGFMKALHEKVNIVPIVAKADSMTHDEIRRKKEKIREEIKQFGINIYQFPECDSDEDEDFKTQDQILKDSIPLAVIGSNVQVESKGRKCRGRAYPWGVVEVEDPAHSDFLLLRNMLVRTHMQDLKDVTQETHYENYRAECIQNMTRMGVQERKRSLLEKCRDVSDADFPLPLATVDTERERLIFEKDEELRRMQEVLERIQERMHQSQKAAADSSIIPPRQEVNKEQPGTQRRRCL from the exons ATGCAGCACATGTCGTCTCCCGTCAGGTTCCGCAGCAGTAAAAAAGACTGTACAG ctttcTCAGAAAAAGAG TTTTCCAGTCTGTCCATTGAAGACCAGGAGGACACTCAGTTTCCTTTTGCCATGAGGGATCTGCCTCCTGTCTCTCAGCCTGGCGAACAGCATCAGATGCCAGGCCACCAGGCACCAGTCAACCATGAGGCAGAAGGAACAGCACCCAACGGGAGACTCCCGAGCCTTCCCGGGACTCCCCCCCTGCCCCGTCCCATCCCCTGCCACCCTGCTGACTCTCCGACAGCCCCTCCAAGAGCACATCGTGTTAGACCGGATACAGAGTTTCAGCCCTTGCCACTGAGGAGACAACTCGTCTCTCAAGTGTCTCTGGACTGTCCGCCCAGCCCAGCCTCACGTCCACACAGCCCTTGGGGACGCTCTGACCCCTATGACTCTCCAGAG GATCAGGACAAGGAGTATGTGGGTTTTGCCACATTGCCCAACCAGGTTCATAGAAAGACAGTGAAGAAAGGTTTCACATTTACGCTCATGGTGGCAG GTGAGTCTGGCCTCGGTAAATCAACACTAATCAACAGTTTGTTCCTCACTGACCTCTACAAAGACAGGAAGGTTCCTAATGCACAAG AACGGATCGATCAAACAGTGGACATCATCAAACACACAATTAGCATTGAGGAGAAAGGAATCAAATTAAGACTCACCATCATAGACACACCAGGGTTCGGAGACGCCATCAACAACACAGAATG CTGGAAGGTAATAGAAGACTACATCGACCAGCAGTTTGAACAGTACTTCAGAGATGAGAGTGGGTTGAACAGAAGGAACATCCAGGACAACAGAGTCCACTGCTGCCTCTACTTCATCTCTCCGTTTGGCCATGG TCTTCGACCTCTGGATGTGGGGTTTATGAAGGCCCTGCATGAAAAAGTCAACATAGTTCCCATAGTGGCCAAAGCTGACAGCATGACACATGATGAGATCcgcagaaagaaagagaag ATTAGAGAGGAGATCAAGCAGTTTGGGATTAACATCTACCAGTTTCCTGAGTGTGATTCAGATGAGGATGAGGACTTTAAAACGCAGGACCAGATACTCAAG GACAGCATCCCGCTTGCAGTAATTGGGAGTAATGTTCAGGTGGAGAGTAAAGGGCGCAAGTGCAGGGGTCGCGCCTATCCCTGGGGTGTGGTAGAAG TGGAGGACCCGGCTCACTCTGACTTCCTGCTGCTGAGGAACATGCTGGTGAGGACACACATGCAGGACCTCAAGGATGTGACCCAGGAGACGCACTATGAAAACTACAGGGCCGAGTGCATCCAGAACATGACACGCATGGGGGTGCAGGAGAGGAAACGCAG TTTGCTTGAGAAGTGTCGAGATGTGAGCGACGCAGATTTTCCTCTGCCGCTGGCCACTGTTGACACGGAGAGGGAAAGACTCATCTTTGAGAAAGACGAAGAG CTGAGGAGGATGCAGGAGGTGCTGGAGAGGATTCAGGAGCGgatgcatcagagccagaaagctgctgctgattctTCCATAATCCCCCCAAGACAGGAGGTCAACAAGGAGCAGCCAGGAACACAAAGGAGGCGATGTTTATGA
- the LOC141006970 gene encoding septin-5-like isoform X1: MRDLPPVSQPGEQHQMPGHQAPVNHEAEGTAPNGRLPSLPGTPPLPRPIPCHPADSPTAPPRAHRVRPDTEFQPLPLRRQLVSQVSLDCPPSPASRPHSPWGRSDPYDSPEDQDKEYVGFATLPNQVHRKTVKKGFTFTLMVAGESGLGKSTLINSLFLTDLYKDRKVPNAQERIDQTVDIIKHTISIEEKGIKLRLTIIDTPGFGDAINNTECWKVIEDYIDQQFEQYFRDESGLNRRNIQDNRVHCCLYFISPFGHGLRPLDVGFMKALHEKVNIVPIVAKADSMTHDEIRRKKEKIREEIKQFGINIYQFPECDSDEDEDFKTQDQILKDSIPLAVIGSNVQVESKGRKCRGRAYPWGVVEVEDPAHSDFLLLRNMLVRTHMQDLKDVTQETHYENYRAECIQNMTRMGVQERKRSLLEKCRDVSDADFPLPLATVDTERERLIFEKDEELRRMQEVLERIQERMHQSQKAAADSSIIPPRQEVNKEQPGTQRRRCL, from the exons ATGAGGGATCTGCCTCCTGTCTCTCAGCCTGGCGAACAGCATCAGATGCCAGGCCACCAGGCACCAGTCAACCATGAGGCAGAAGGAACAGCACCCAACGGGAGACTCCCGAGCCTTCCCGGGACTCCCCCCCTGCCCCGTCCCATCCCCTGCCACCCTGCTGACTCTCCGACAGCCCCTCCAAGAGCACATCGTGTTAGACCGGATACAGAGTTTCAGCCCTTGCCACTGAGGAGACAACTCGTCTCTCAAGTGTCTCTGGACTGTCCGCCCAGCCCAGCCTCACGTCCACACAGCCCTTGGGGACGCTCTGACCCCTATGACTCTCCAGAG GATCAGGACAAGGAGTATGTGGGTTTTGCCACATTGCCCAACCAGGTTCATAGAAAGACAGTGAAGAAAGGTTTCACATTTACGCTCATGGTGGCAG GTGAGTCTGGCCTCGGTAAATCAACACTAATCAACAGTTTGTTCCTCACTGACCTCTACAAAGACAGGAAGGTTCCTAATGCACAAG AACGGATCGATCAAACAGTGGACATCATCAAACACACAATTAGCATTGAGGAGAAAGGAATCAAATTAAGACTCACCATCATAGACACACCAGGGTTCGGAGACGCCATCAACAACACAGAATG CTGGAAGGTAATAGAAGACTACATCGACCAGCAGTTTGAACAGTACTTCAGAGATGAGAGTGGGTTGAACAGAAGGAACATCCAGGACAACAGAGTCCACTGCTGCCTCTACTTCATCTCTCCGTTTGGCCATGG TCTTCGACCTCTGGATGTGGGGTTTATGAAGGCCCTGCATGAAAAAGTCAACATAGTTCCCATAGTGGCCAAAGCTGACAGCATGACACATGATGAGATCcgcagaaagaaagagaag ATTAGAGAGGAGATCAAGCAGTTTGGGATTAACATCTACCAGTTTCCTGAGTGTGATTCAGATGAGGATGAGGACTTTAAAACGCAGGACCAGATACTCAAG GACAGCATCCCGCTTGCAGTAATTGGGAGTAATGTTCAGGTGGAGAGTAAAGGGCGCAAGTGCAGGGGTCGCGCCTATCCCTGGGGTGTGGTAGAAG TGGAGGACCCGGCTCACTCTGACTTCCTGCTGCTGAGGAACATGCTGGTGAGGACACACATGCAGGACCTCAAGGATGTGACCCAGGAGACGCACTATGAAAACTACAGGGCCGAGTGCATCCAGAACATGACACGCATGGGGGTGCAGGAGAGGAAACGCAG TTTGCTTGAGAAGTGTCGAGATGTGAGCGACGCAGATTTTCCTCTGCCGCTGGCCACTGTTGACACGGAGAGGGAAAGACTCATCTTTGAGAAAGACGAAGAG CTGAGGAGGATGCAGGAGGTGCTGGAGAGGATTCAGGAGCGgatgcatcagagccagaaagctgctgctgattctTCCATAATCCCCCCAAGACAGGAGGTCAACAAGGAGCAGCCAGGAACACAAAGGAGGCGATGTTTATGA